TGTCGGTCATGCTGTGCTCCACGCGCTTCGTCAACCTTCCGATCCCGGTGGAAGGGAACTGAGCCACTTCACCGGTCCCATGAGTCTGCGGGCCAACCAGCGGCGCTCGGCGTCAGCCAAGAAGCATCACGGTCCGGGGGTTGGAACTCTCAAACCCCAGTCCCCAGCCTGGCGCCTGTGCACCGCTCAGACGGCCGCCTCGCTCGCCGACCTGTGCTCGATCCTTACTGCGCGGGCCGCAGCTCGAACGTGGAGGTCTCGCTCCAGGTCCCAAACCCCATCGACGGTTTGAAGCCCTGCCGGTCCCATTCCTTCGTCGCCGTGGGCTGCTCGCCTTCGGCTTGCATCGTCCAGCCGAACACGTCCAGGTCGGGGAAATGCGCCGCCGTGAACAGTCCATGCCAGAACGATTTTCCCCCGACCGGAGGCGGCGTGACGCTGGAGTCCTCGCACTTGAACTCCGAGAACTGGATCTTCTTCTTGTCCTTGACCTCGAAGGCTAACGTGAAGTCCACCAGGCCCCCGCCGCTGGCGAACACGGGCGTCATTTTGAGCGTGACGTAGGCCTCAGTCCCGGCTGGGGCAAACATCTGCGCGCAGGCCTCGGGACGGATCCGGATCTCCTCATAGGCCATCGTGCCTTGACCCGTCAGGTAGGACACCCGGCCGTTCCAGCGCCATTTCAGCGGCAACGTGCCTTGGAAGGGGACCTCAAACGTGCCCACGCCCGTGAACTGCGCCGTGATCCGGGAGTCGAGCCTTAGTTCCAGCTTGCACTTCTTGGCCGAATCGATCACGTCCTTGAGCACCTGATCCCCGTACTTCTGCTTGAAGCGCTGCGCCATCTGCGCCCCGAACGTGCCCGACTTGGGGCGGGTCATGCGCTCGGCCAAGGCGTGGGCGCTAAAGTCTTCGGCGGTGAAGCACTTCTTCAAGTTCTGCTCGAGCATCTTGTTCAACCGATCCAGGAGGACGTCCCAGATCTTCTCCCGGGTCGCCTGGCTGGCCTTGTCGTTCCCGTAGAACTGGTTGTGGAACTCGAAGTTGTCGAGGACCCACATCACCTGGTTCCAGGAGATGGCGTTGTTGGCGCTTTCGAGGATCCGGTTGGCGCTCAGCTGAGCTGGGAACCCCAGGGAGAGCTCGGGGTCCTCGGCTTGTCCATAGGCGAGCCAGTTGGCGATGGCGGCGTCGTTGGCCGTCGGGCGGTGGTTGCGCACAACAGCCTGTGCGTCTGCCTTTGTCCCGCTTCCAACGCCATATGACCTGGCTTGGGCCGCGGCGATCGCAGCCAGGGGACCGGCCGCCAGCGGCCGAGCAATCCCACGCGCCAGATGCCCTGCGCCGGAAGGCCGTCGGGCCGTTCCTGCCTCAGGCGAGAATGGATGCAGGTGGAACTCCTGCCCTTCCCCTTCGAAGGCAAACCCCAGGGCCAGGTATTCCTGCGAGAGCGCCCCCCCGTCCGGGCTTTCGATCGTCAGGATCGCCGGCAGGTCGAAGAAAAGCCCCTCCGGCTCAATCCGCACGGCCCCCAGCAGCCCGCCGCTGAGCGGCAGGCCGTCAATGCTCTGGATCGGCACCAGGGTGATCGGCGCCTCCTCGTCCAGCGCCTCGGGAGGAACCTCCAGCGTGAAGGTCACTTTGTCCGGGCTGGTCACGGAGACCGACCCACCCTCGGGCCCAATCAACGCAGTGGCCGAAGGAACCACCATCATGCTCGAGGGATCGAAGGCCTCGGGGTTATCCGGATCGAAGCCGGGTGGATATAGGCTGCTCGGATCGAAGTTCGGGTCGTTGAAGTCGACGGCTGGGGGTTCCCACGTTGTGGGCTCGTACTCGTGGGCTTGAACAGTGAGGGGATTGGGCTCCTGCACCGGGGTCGTCACAACGGCTGTGCCGCCTTCAGACTCGCCGGCAGAGGTGACCACCTGCAACCGATAGGTCAGATCCATGCCGTCGGGAGCAGGGAGGTCCTCGTACGATGTCTGATCGGCTGAGACCTCGACGAGCGGGAGGAAGCCTTGCTCGCCGTACTTTACCTCGAGGACGTACTTGGTGGCGTCGGCGTCTGCCGGCCAGCGGAGCATCACGCTTGCCGGCGAGGTGACTTCGGCCGTGAAGCGCTCGACCGGTCCCGGCTCATTGGCAGGAGCCGTTGGGCCAACCTCGCCGCCAGCGGGGCCGCAAGCCACGGCCAACAGCATCGGCAGGGCAAATAGGGCGTACCGGATCCGGACTTTGATTGACATCGGTCTCTCCCTACCGGGCGAACGTTCCTCCCGGAGTGTCATACATGGCCGACGGGTTGCGCACTCGGCGAACGCACCACCCTCGCCGGTTCTGACGCCTTGTCTCCGGTTGCGCTCCGGTCTTCTGTCATCGCTGGCGCGTCTGG
The sequence above is a segment of the Anaerolineales bacterium genome. Coding sequences within it:
- a CDS encoding fibronectin type III domain-containing protein, which produces MSIKVRIRYALFALPMLLAVACGPAGGEVGPTAPANEPGPVERFTAEVTSPASVMLRWPADADATKYVLEVKYGEQGFLPLVEVSADQTSYEDLPAPDGMDLTYRLQVVTSAGESEGGTAVVTTPVQEPNPLTVQAHEYEPTTWEPPAVDFNDPNFDPSSLYPPGFDPDNPEAFDPSSMMVVPSATALIGPEGGSVSVTSPDKVTFTLEVPPEALDEEAPITLVPIQSIDGLPLSGGLLGAVRIEPEGLFFDLPAILTIESPDGGALSQEYLALGFAFEGEGQEFHLHPFSPEAGTARRPSGAGHLARGIARPLAAGPLAAIAAAQARSYGVGSGTKADAQAVVRNHRPTANDAAIANWLAYGQAEDPELSLGFPAQLSANRILESANNAISWNQVMWVLDNFEFHNQFYGNDKASQATREKIWDVLLDRLNKMLEQNLKKCFTAEDFSAHALAERMTRPKSGTFGAQMAQRFKQKYGDQVLKDVIDSAKKCKLELRLDSRITAQFTGVGTFEVPFQGTLPLKWRWNGRVSYLTGQGTMAYEEIRIRPEACAQMFAPAGTEAYVTLKMTPVFASGGGLVDFTLAFEVKDKKKIQFSEFKCEDSSVTPPPVGGKSFWHGLFTAAHFPDLDVFGWTMQAEGEQPTATKEWDRQGFKPSMGFGTWSETSTFELRPAQ